DNA from Amycolatopsis sp. DSM 110486:
ACAGGAAGCTCGCGAAGGACGATGCGGAGCGCTTCAAGGCGTTGCCGCTGGGCGTGGTCCCCGACGCCCCCGCCAAGCCCGCGTCGAACTGCACCGGCGCCGGCCCGGAGAACGGCTTCTTCTGCCAGTACGTCGAGGACTACCTGCTGAAGGCGGGCTTCACGAAGGACGACCTGTACACGGGTGGGTACACGATCAAGACCACCCTGGACGAAAAGGCCAACCACGAGGCGAAGGTCTCGGCGGAGACGCAGGTCAAGAAGACGCAGAAAAACGTGGCGAACACGCTTTCGTTGGTGCGTCCCGGGAAAACGCGACATGAAGTGGTGGCGCTGGCGGCGAACCGGGATTACGGGATCGACGCGGATCAGGGACAGACGACGTTTGCACTGCCGTCCGGTGTGTACAACACGGGTGGGGCGGGGTCGAGCTACAAGATCTTCACAACGGCTGCTGTGTTGGATAAGGGAATCGCGGGGATCTACAGCAACATCCCTGTCGGGGACGGCTATACGTCGCACGTGTTCCCCGGTGGCGGTGACCAGTGCCCGCCCACCGGCCTGCCGTACCGCTCCCGCTGGTACTGCGTGGGCAACGCCGGACACTACGGCGCCTCGAACACGCTTCAGGGCGCATTGGCGACTTCGCCGAACACCGCTTTCGTGGCACTGGAGGACAGGCTGGGCAGCACCGCGCCCGGCATCGACATGGCTGTCCGGCTCGGCATGCGCAACACGATGGCAAGCAACACCGGCGGCGGCCCGGTGGACCCGAAGGACCCGGCCAAGAGCGTGAGCCAGGCCAAGGCATACGGGCCGGACGACAAGACACCCGGCTTCGGCGCGTTCACACTCGGCTTCAGCCCGACCAGCGGCTTGGAAATGGCGAACGTCGCGGCAACTCTCCTGAGCGGCGGCGTCTGGTGCCCGCCCACGCCGCTGGCAGGGATCGCAGACCGCAACGGGAAAGCAGTGCCGTACAAGGAAGAGGCATGCAGCCAGGCCGTGCCCGAGGGCCTGGCCAACACAATGGTCGTCGGCATGAGCAGGGACGACCAGCCCGGCGGCACTTCAGCCAAGGCCGCAGCCGCAGTGGACTGGAACCGCCCCATCCTGGGCAAGACCGGCACGACTCAGAACAACGGCTCTGCAACCTTCGTCGCCGGCACGCCCCAGATGGCCGGCGCCGCCATGGTCTTCCGCCCCGAAGGCGGCACCGGTGGCCTCTGCTACAACGGCGTCGGCAACGTCACTGCTTGCAACAAGGGCAACATGTTCGGTGGCCTCAGCCCGGCCCAAACCTGGTTCGGCGCGATGAAGAACATCATGGCCGACCAGCCGATCGCCCAGCTGCCACCCGAGGATCCGAAGTACACCGGTCGCTAGTGCGCATCACTCCCTCGCTGACGGCGACGGATCCGAGCATCTCCGGCCCGGATCCGTCGCCGTCGTTCATCTCACGTCAGATCCCCTCGACACCATTACAGGTGCGAACGGGCAATTGGTTGCTGGGGTAGTCGATGTAGTAGTTCGCAATCCAGGCTTGATATGCATACGCACCTGCGGGAACGTGCGTGTCAACCAACACCCAATAAGGATTTCCACCGATCGTCTGACCTGCGCGCTGGCAGATCACATCCAGACCCCAGTCCTGGCTGACCTTACCGATGACCCAGTCACAATTGGTTGTCGACGGGTAGTTCGCGCACTGAGACCAATGCAACTCGCCACCACCACGGGCGTTCACATCGGCCGCCCAAGTGTGGTACGCGGCATTCACCGATCGAGCAGATTGCGGCACCGCCGTGTCAGCCGAGCTTTCACCGACAACAGCAGTCGTCAAGAGCCCCGCCGCGAGTGAAACGACTCCCATCGCAGTCAAAAGTCTTCGCGTCAGACGTGCACCAAAAGACATTGATCCCTCCCAATTTCAACATTATGAAATTCTGCAAAAGACGTAACGCAAAGAGAGCGAAGACCAAATGCGCAGCAATGTAGCGTCTTTCGCCAACTGATTCACCCATAAAGGACGTCCATGATCAATACTCCAGTCGGGTGGCGGAAAAATGTCCGAAAACTTACCAAAGTCGCAACGCTGATCACTCCAACGGACTCTTGATCAAGACCCGACCTCCGGCTTTACTCGACAAGCTCGCTGTTCGCG
Protein-coding regions in this window:
- a CDS encoding transglycosylase domain-containing protein — encoded protein: MRKTDGLFKLIGLCLLAGVLVAGILFPVVGAAGVASNQASETVEKTSSDLADIPPPLVTTITDSGGKPIATLYDQYRIPVAADEINEAMQWALVSVEDKRFYEHHGVDWQGTLRAAVSNSTGGDTQGASTLTQQYVKNYLINVVYRGDKVGQEKAQEQTLARKLKEARIAIQLETKLSKQQILAGYLNIVEFSRQIFGIGAAAHAYFNTTPEKLTVPQAALLAGLVNNPINDDPWKHPDKATVRRNLVLDRMVDNRKLAKDDAERFKALPLGVVPDAPAKPASNCTGAGPENGFFCQYVEDYLLKAGFTKDDLYTGGYTIKTTLDEKANHEAKVSAETQVKKTQKNVANTLSLVRPGKTRHEVVALAANRDYGIDADQGQTTFALPSGVYNTGGAGSSYKIFTTAAVLDKGIAGIYSNIPVGDGYTSHVFPGGGDQCPPTGLPYRSRWYCVGNAGHYGASNTLQGALATSPNTAFVALEDRLGSTAPGIDMAVRLGMRNTMASNTGGGPVDPKDPAKSVSQAKAYGPDDKTPGFGAFTLGFSPTSGLEMANVAATLLSGGVWCPPTPLAGIADRNGKAVPYKEEACSQAVPEGLANTMVVGMSRDDQPGGTSAKAAAAVDWNRPILGKTGTTQNNGSATFVAGTPQMAGAAMVFRPEGGTGGLCYNGVGNVTACNKGNMFGGLSPAQTWFGAMKNIMADQPIAQLPPEDPKYTGR